The genomic interval CACGTTCATAACCCCTATGCCGCCAACGATCAGCGCGATGGATGTGATGCCCGTCAGCATAACGGTTAGGATGTCGAGCACTTTGAACGTGAGTTCAAGGAGCTGTTGCTGAGTAACGACGGAAAAGTCCTCGCGGCCCTGGTGCGAGCGGAGCATGGTTTCCTGGATGCTGCCGACGATCAGTTCCGGTTTCATGTCCGGTTGGGACTGAACGATGATACGGTGTATTTGTTGCGAATTGCTAATTGCTTGAAGCCGGCGGATGGGCGCATAAATGACGTACTCAAAGCCGCCGCTGCCAAAGATGGAGCTCTTTTCGTCTTCTTCTACCACTCCGACGACTGTAAACTCGCCTCTGTTCAGGCTTACCTTCTTGCCCAATGCGTCGCCGTTGCCGAACAGTTCTCTTCGAATCAGGCCGCTCAGCACGCAGACCGGTTCGTTGGCGTCTTGGTCGTTCAGCAATCGGCCTTCGGTCAGCTTAAGGGGTCGTATTTGGAACCAGTCGGGCGTAACGCCGAATCCGATTGCCATATCGGCCCGTCGGGGTCCGTGTCCCGCACCGCCGGCAACGAACATGATGGTCGCAATGCGGCGAATTCCCGGCAGGCTTCGAAGCGATTCGGCGTCTTCCCAGGTCAATGAACTGATTCCCAGGAGGCTCATGGGATTGAACGGGTTTGACGTGCTGATCTTGCCGGGCAGCACGATGACGAGGTTGACGCCGAGGTCGTCGACTTGTTTGGCGACGTCTTGTTGGACGCCTTTTGCGAGGGAGATGAGGAGCACGATCGAGCCAACGCCGACCATCATTCCTAGCGCGCTGAGCACGGTGCGTCGGCCGTGCATGGCCAACGATTTTAGGGCTGAAAAAATCACCGCAAAATTACCTGAAGAACGCCCCTGACTGTGCCATAATGTTTTTTAGGAACGAGTTCACCTTCCTTCCTTGGGGGTGGCAGGCTTTGCTCTCCTTTCACTGTCACCCTCCTTTTTAGTTCCCTATCGTCTCTCGCTTAAATCTCTTTCCAACTGCTTTTTCATATCCTTTTCTTTGATCGTCTCGCGCTTGTCGTATTCGCGCTTGCCGCGGCAGAGGCCCACTTCGACTTTGGCTTTGCCGCCTTTGAAGTAGATTTTGAGCGGGATGAGGGCGAAACCTTTCTGCTGAACTTTGGCCTGTAATCGGTCGATCTCTTTTCGATGGGCGAGGAGTTTGCGCTTTCTTCGTTCCTCGTGTCCATATCGGGCGGCCGGGTCGTAGTGGCTGACGTGCGCATGGAGCAGCCAAAGTTCGCCGTCTAACACGCGGCAATAGGCGTCGGTCAAGTTGATCTTGCCGTTGGCGATCGATTTGACCTCGCTGCCCATCAACACGATGCCAGCTTCGAGAGTCTCCTCGACGTGGTAATCGTGATAGGCTTTTCGGTTGGTGCCTACTATCTTGATCCCGCCGCTCATAGGCGGATTCTACCGCGTGGCCATCGGCATCACGGGCCCGCGTTAAGAATCGGTAAACAGTCCTTCGGGAAGTGGAAACTGGGTTATAATGTCTCAGGAAAGAGCAGAACGCTCATTTCCCCACTTTTGAGGAACAAGGAGAGGAAAATGCTTAGAAAATGGGGCGCGCGCTCGGCTATTGCCTTGGCAGCCGTAGCTGCGTTTGCTGTAGATTCTCTCGCACTGGGTCCAGATCGACCAGCGCCTCGCGGCTCTTACGATGCCGTCGTTCGCGTCTATGACGGAGGCGGCTTTGGAACCGGCTCGGTTATTGCTAAGGGGCGTTTTGGCGACGACTGGGTGGTTTGCGTGCTAACCGCCGACCACAACGTTACAGGCGGCGGAAACACCATCGCTTTTCACAACTTAGGCGATGCGGACGAGTTTAGCGGTCAGATTTTTCAGGCCCATCGGGGAGGGCCGAACGGACAAGTGGATTTGGCGGTCTTGGGCGTTCGGATTCCCAACCGTAATTTGACTGCGGCGCAGTCTGCGTTCATGAACAACCTAAACGCTCTGGCGCTTCTGCGGACAGGCAATCCGGTCGGCTCGACGTTCACCATGCCCGGCTATGGCCTGACGGGCGATCTGGTCAACGATCAGTTCGGCAATCCGTCGGGATACCTGCGACGCGCCAATTCGGGCGAGATCAAGCGCTATGGCAATAACTCGTTTACCGTTCGGCGCAACGTCTCTGTACCGGGAGCGGGCGGTTACTTCTATGACTCGGTCGGATGGGAACTCGATGGGGCAGGATTCGACGTGCCCGGAGAGATGACCTCTTATGGCGGCGATTCGGGCGCACCGTACTTAATGGCGTTTGCCGATACGGTCGGCGGATTGCGCGTCTTCCGCGATGGCATAATGGGCGTGCACACGCTGGGCAACAACAGCGGGTTTAACGGCTTTTACCCGTTCCCCACCAGCAGCAGCGCGGGCGTCTATCTGAACGACCACTACATCGACTGGATCGTGGATCGATGCCATTCGATTCCAGAGCCGGCCAGTATCATGGCTTTATTGATGGGCAGCGGCTTGTTGGCGGCTCTCAAGCGCAGACGCTGATCCATCGTTGATCCATCATCCGCCTCGTCTTGCGACGAGGCGGATGAAAATTAACGCTTGTCCCGCAGT from Armatimonadota bacterium carries:
- a CDS encoding ABC transporter permease — encoded protein: MIFSALKSLAMHGRRTVLSALGMMVGVGSIVLLISLAKGVQQDVAKQVDDLGVNLVIVLPGKISTSNPFNPMSLLGISSLTWEDAESLRSLPGIRRIATIMFVAGGAGHGPRRADMAIGFGVTPDWFQIRPLKLTEGRLLNDQDANEPVCVLSGLIRRELFGNGDALGKKVSLNRGEFTVVGVVEEDEKSSIFGSGGFEYVIYAPIRRLQAISNSQQIHRIIVQSQPDMKPELIVGSIQETMLRSHQGREDFSVVTQQQLLELTFKVLDILTVMLTGITSIALIVGGIGVMNVMLMSVSERIREIGVRKAVGATRREIFLQFLSEATLIAILGGALGVAVAMSACAFISARTALNPLVSINTILLALGVCSAVGLAFGALPAYRAALKDPVEALRNEG
- the smpB gene encoding SsrA-binding protein SmpB codes for the protein MSGGIKIVGTNRKAYHDYHVEETLEAGIVLMGSEVKSIANGKINLTDAYCRVLDGELWLLHAHVSHYDPAARYGHEERRKRKLLAHRKEIDRLQAKVQQKGFALIPLKIYFKGGKAKVEVGLCRGKREYDKRETIKEKDMKKQLERDLSERR
- a CDS encoding PEP-CTERM sorting domain-containing protein; amino-acid sequence: MLRKWGARSAIALAAVAAFAVDSLALGPDRPAPRGSYDAVVRVYDGGGFGTGSVIAKGRFGDDWVVCVLTADHNVTGGGNTIAFHNLGDADEFSGQIFQAHRGGPNGQVDLAVLGVRIPNRNLTAAQSAFMNNLNALALLRTGNPVGSTFTMPGYGLTGDLVNDQFGNPSGYLRRANSGEIKRYGNNSFTVRRNVSVPGAGGYFYDSVGWELDGAGFDVPGEMTSYGGDSGAPYLMAFADTVGGLRVFRDGIMGVHTLGNNSGFNGFYPFPTSSSAGVYLNDHYIDWIVDRCHSIPEPASIMALLMGSGLLAALKRRR